The following nucleotide sequence is from Ferrimicrobium sp..
AGCCGGTGATCGGATTGCGGCTCAGAAAATCCAGGGAGCTAAAGCGACCTTGAAAGGCCCGCCACTCGAGGGGATCCACATGGTTTACCAGCGGTCCAGCCACCTGTAAGCGTCGCGATCCCGCCATGACAATGAGATCGATACGACGGGAGGCTGTTAACGTGTGCACTGATCGCAGCTGAACCGAGGCCAAGAGCGTGTTGTTAAAGGTTGGAGGAAGGGTGACGTGAATCCAGCCGTCAGCGGCGACGTGTGCTCGGGGGTCCGCCGCGGTCACACCACTGGTACTGGTTGCGCTGACGCCCAAGGTATGGACGCCTGGGCCTGCATCGATGAGAAGCGATGTGGCGTTGCGGATATTTCCAACAAAAAAGGCACTTGACCCCCGAGCTGCGAGGATTGGTCGATTGGGTCGAGCGGTGCGTTTGACCAATGACAGGTGAGCGATGGGGAACCGGAAATAACGACGCGACGTGATCAGGAGGTCCATGTTCAACTGCGAATGATAGAAGGAAATGAGGGATGGGTCGAGTGTTGACTGGACTTTCGTCTGGGTGATGTTGTTATAGGTAGCCAAAGAGAGCGACGCGTACCCTTGGATCGAGTTTGTGTGAGTGAAGACGTTGCGATCGAGCTGCTCGTTGGCGACGATTGTCCGATCGTAGAGATACAGATTCGGGTCATAGAGGCCATAGCGCTCAGAGCCGTGGATCAGTGCGCTTGCAGCTGGCGCCGCCGGGTTGCCGGCAGGTTGATAGAACGCAGGCAAGACCACGAATTGGACGGCCATGCCAAGAAGATCAACGATGAGGGCGCCCAGCAAGATTCGACGGATTTGCATCGCTGACCGGGTCGGGGCCAGCGTTGTTGACATCGAGGTTTGGGGTCGATCTGTGGCCGATGGATTGGTGATGCGCTGATGCCATAGCATGGGCCCGAGGACAGCCCACACGATGATCATTTCGAGGACGATATAGAGCCGTATCTCGAGGAGGCCAATGCCAGTCGGGATGGTGGCCGCATCGACCAGCTGAAAGAAAAAGGTCGGTGCTGCGATGATCGTCACACCGAGCACCAAGGTGAGAAGGCCGAGGAGTTCTAGAAGAAGCGTTGTGACGCGACCCAGATGGCGGAGTCGACCATGATGCCAATAGTACTCAGCACCCCCAGCGGCCAGGAGAACCCCAGCGAGGTCGACATCGATGATATAGCGGGAGGCGAGTCGCTGGAGGTTGAACAGGGGCAGATGATAGATGAGCACGGCAAGGGGTGTGTCTGAGCCAAGGGCGAGCACGGCAGCCACGATCATAAGGGTCACCAGAAAGGTCTTGGCCCAAGGCTTGATCGTCGGTAAGCGTCGTGTCGAGAGCGCGATCAACGCGAAGACAAGGCCGACGGATGTGATCGCGATCGTGATCTCGGAGGGGTTAAAGTTGCCGAAGTAATTCGGTAGGTAGCCCCCGCTATAGCCACCATAGGCGAAGGGAAAGACAATAAGCGGTAAAAACCGGTAGCCAAATGGTCCAACGCCGGCGTAGCTAGCCGGAAGATGTGCACGGTTCGAGATGGCCGTATAGGCGAGACCGGGTATCCATTGGGGGGCGGCGATGCCAAGTGCGAGTGCGGCGGCGATGGCGACAAGCACGACTATGCGAAGGCCAATGTCGCGATAGATGAGTCGGACGACGAAGAGGACGCCAAGCGCCACCAGCGCGGCCAACATCGCCTCAGGGGCACCGGCGAACACGGCACAGGCAAAGCCGATGGCCAGTCCAAGGGCATAGAGCATTTGGTTCGCTCGATCATCGGTCTCGACGAGACGGATCAGACACAGGAGGGCCACGAGCGATGCGAGGTCTCCTTCGATCATGTCGATATGCACGACTTGGGCGGTGAAGGCTCCGCTACCTACGAACACGACCCCAGCCCCGAGCGCAAACCAGCGGCTGATGCCGATCGCCTCGGCGATTTTGGTGACCATCAGCTCGGCGCCGAACCAGCAGAGCGCCAAGGTAATTGTCATGGCAGCGTTTGCCGGCAAGATGACGAACAACACGATCAGGGGGAAGAGGGCACCTGCATTGAACCCGGCAAGTAGGGGAGTCCCATCCCAGTTAAAAGGGTCCCACGTTGGGAGGTGTCCCGCCCGATAGTCCTGTCCCACCAGCCAACGGAACGAGGTATTTTGTGTCGCGTTATCGCCGAGGATCGGAGGGTGGCCGAGGAGGGCCGGCACGATAATCGTAAGGACCGGCAACAGCGCGAGGATCAACCAATGGCTATAGGTCTGGTGTGGTCGGCGTCGTTCCTCGGTGATCACAAGGGGGCGATCCAGCGTTCTCGCACGTAGGTCCGAAGCGCGGCTCGTAAATAATAGAGTCCGTAGAGCACGTTGGTGGCTTTTTTGGAGTGACCCGCTACCCGTTTGGTCATCGTGACCGGGAATTCATGGATGCGAGCACCGGCAAATGCGGCTGCAATCAGCAGTTCAGACGATTGATACTGAGGTTGATCGAGACGCAGCCGTTCAGCAAGGGCTGCGCTAAAGAGACGTAGACCCGATGAAGTATCCGTGACCTTGACGCCGGTGAGTCCCGAGATGAGGGTCGCAAAGACCGTGACACCGAGATCACGCACCGGATCACCGACATCGGTGGAGCCAAGTACTCGTGATCCTTGGACGAAGTCCGCCTGGCCTGTGACGAGATACTCCAACCCGGTGGCGAGACCTTCGGGTGCCCACTGGCCATCCGCATCGATGACGCCGATGTAGGTAGCA
It contains:
- a CDS encoding glycosyltransferase family 2 protein, yielding MRVTRPLAIDAREPLDPIDRMTLEEYLPQVKVDRVHVLIVIPAYNEAEALPSVLRSMPAALDGVAPTILVVSDGSTDHTREVALANGALCCETPINRGQGAALRLGYLVALRLGATYIGVIDADGQWAPEGLATGLEYLVTGQADFVQGSRVLGSTDVGDPVRDLGVTVFATLISGLTGVKVTDTSSGLRLFSAALAERLRLDQPQYQSSELLIAAAFAGARIHEFPVTMTKRVAGHSKKATNVLYGLYYLRAALRTYVRERWIAPL